In one window of Amblyomma americanum isolate KBUSLIRL-KWMA chromosome 9, ASM5285725v1, whole genome shotgun sequence DNA:
- the LOC144104124 gene encoding uncharacterized protein LOC144104124 has translation MYEDIMADHLSLAPYMELFLNLSQSVAGDAHIVTRGFSPYVAEHVAFFFFAESSCEPYTNHPGEPRAEYLPSQARVNGALSQYAPFAVSFFCPYGSAMAKESCELYRRIPERSLPGKHP, from the exons ATGTACGAAGACATTATGGCTGATCACTTGTCGCTCGCTCCATACATGGAG CTCTTCCTCAACCTGAGTCAAAGCGTGGCCGGCGACGCACACATCGTCACACGTGGATTTAGTCCTTACGTTGCTGAACATGTTGCGTTCTTCTTTTTTGCGGAG TCTTCGTGTGAGCCCTATACAAACCACCCTGGGGAACCAAGAGCTGAATACCTCCCTTCTCAAGCCAG GGTCAACGGAGCCCTGTCTCAATACGCGCCATTTGCCGTCAGCTTCTTCTGTCCGTACGGCTCGGCGATGGCGAAGGAGTCGTGCGAACTTTATCGCCGAATCCCCGAAAGATCTTTGCCGGGAAAGCACCCATAA